The Streptobacillus felis genome includes the window ATTTTTGAAACAAATTCCACAGTTACAAGTTTTACGTTTTCTTTAATAATTGGAACGTGTAATGATATTATGTCACTTTCTTTTACTAATGTGTCTAAATTTACTTGAGTTACAATATCTTCTATATCATCTTTTTTACATACATCTTTATCAAATACATTTGCACCTACACCCTTAAATAATTTTGCTGCTGTTAATCCTATTTTACCAAGACATATTACTGCAACTTTGCAATTTCTTATTTCTCTAGCAAACA containing:
- a CDS encoding NAD(P)-dependent oxidoreductase — encoded protein: FAREIRNCKVAVICLGKIGLTAAKLFKGVGANVFDKDVCKKDDIEDIVTQVNLDTLVKESDIISLHVPIIKENVKLVTVEFVSK